The sequence TGCCTTATGGCTAATAATTTTTAAGCTGGTCTTTGCCCGTCGGTATACCGAAAAATAGAAGATAACTCATTATGGGATAGCCTGGATAGCTTGCTGATTTTATTGACATGGGCCAACAATTACATAATTTAAGACAAGTGAGATTTTATTGTCATATTCTGACATGACTAAATGGTTAGTAAATTAAAATTTGTCTATGGTGCATTTTTTTTAGTAAATAATTCTAACCTCTATTAAAAATTAAACAACTTTATATGAGTGATCGtatgattttatcatatttgatttttttatagttaaattcaaaaaaaattggccTCTCGGTGTATATGTTTGGTCTGTAAAACTACCCTACCATTCATCATAGTTCAAATATTTTAGAGCAGAAGGTGCCCCTCTTAAGGCGCGGCCCTTCTAGGATCCCGTGTCCCGTGATCAGTCTCTCTCCTTTCGGAGGTGAAATCTTGGGGACTTTCTTTTCAACGAGACAGTGGTCCCAACTTTATCAAGTGTAGCACTTTGATTGTCACGTCTTGTACTATATTATTTGCATATCCTTATCTTCAAATCACTGCAAGCTACTTTGTCAATGTTTGGCCCCACCCATCATCACTAAAGTAGATTGATGCAGGACACTAGAGAAGGATGAGTGCTGGATAGAATTCGAGCACAGTGCGGTTCATCCACAATTACAGGGATTTTAGAGCTTTTTCTGGTTCTAAATAATTTTCGGAACATTCTTTTaggatttttattttacaaaaaATCTAAACTTTCTCTTATAAAAACAAAAGTCTTCTGTAGTGACCTGTCAGACCAATCGTCTGCTTAACCGGTTGTTCCCTTGAGATGAGCGTCAGGCCAAACACCTGCCCGACATGTCGTTCAACGGTGCTTCTTTGGCAATTTTGCCCATCACATCGTGCttcgcacaaatctcaaagcattctaaattttttattacttttttttttaataaataaggCCAGCaagtaaaatttttaataatagaaTTAAAGAGTGCGGAAATAGAATTCGAACTTAGAACATCTGCTCTGATATCATGTTAAAATCATCACTCGTTCTAAAaacttaaatttataaaataaaatagatttagaaGAAACGAAGGTTGAGGAGACGAGCCTAGCAAGCAGGAAGGGCCTAGGGAAAGGGGGCTCTTCTTATATAAGCAAGGTTCCAAGCAAAAATTGATCGTGAGAAGAAATGCCACTTGCTTTTCTCTTAGTAGATGAATATGCTTGATAATGTCGTCTGCATGCCCCTAGAAATTTGATAGCAGAATGAATTTTTTGATAAGAATTTCTTAGCTTCAATCACGTTAGCGCGACGATCGGATTCGGTGTCGACGGGCGAGTGACCGAAGGGGACGGAGACGGACTCATGGTCATTCAATTCTCATGCGCCAACCCTTCCCCTCGTCTCACGCCTTGGTCCGTGACGCAAGAATCGGACAAGCCGTTTTAACTATGTTTACCATTTCAACTACCAAGTTCCCGTCAGCCCCCTATCATGACACGTGCGAGTTCGAACGCTTCTCCTCGTATATAGTTGAAGACACCTAATAATGGTGATAGGATTCATGTCGGTAATATAAATGAACCCCAGCGgtgagagagagcgagcgagagagagaaggagagagcaaTGGTTCTCCTTGAGAAGCTGTGGGACGACGTAGTTGCCGGGCCTCAGCCGGACAACGGCCTCGGCAAGCTCAGGAAGGTCAACAGCAAGTCTCCGGTGATCAAAGGTTCCTCGAATAGCCTCTTCACAGGCTTAATATTTCTTCTTCGATTACTTGTCAAAATTTTGTTCTTGATGTAATTCAAGTGCGGTTTATTGTTGGTTGATTGGTGAAGACGGGGAAGGGGAGAGCAGCGAGTACCGGAGGTCGATGTCGATGCCGGCCACACCGACGACACCGGCCACGCCGACGACGCCCTCCTCCCCGCGCAAGACGAACGTGTGGCGGAGCGTGTTCAACCCGGGGAGCAACCTCGCCACCAAGACCGTCGGTGCCAACTATTTTGACAAGCCCCAGCCCAACTCCCCCACCGTTTACGACTGGCAAATCAATAAAACCCTCTtcacttctctttttttttcttagaaaaacagTATCACGTttgattcccttttttttcttattgctGTCGTTCTGTTTGAATATTGCTTGGCTGATGTATGGGTTTCCGGGAGTGCAGGCTGTACAGCGGTGAGACAAGGAGCACCCACCGCTGAATTAATGGACTCTGTGCCGAGAAAGAGGATTGGCTTGTGGGTAGAGATCGTGTGCTGTCTCTCGTGTTTGCTGGTTTTTGTGGTCATCTAATGGAGTTTCCTTTTTGTTG is a genomic window of Phoenix dactylifera cultivar Barhee BC4 chromosome 4, palm_55x_up_171113_PBpolish2nd_filt_p, whole genome shotgun sequence containing:
- the LOC103707155 gene encoding dormancy-associated protein 1-like, whose protein sequence is MVLLEKLWDDVVAGPQPDNGLGKLRKVNSKSPVIKDGEGESSEYRRSMSMPATPTTPATPTTPSSPRKTNVWRSVFNPGSNLATKTVGANYFDKPQPNSPTVYDWLYSGETRSTHR